The proteins below come from a single Necator americanus strain Aroian chromosome V, whole genome shotgun sequence genomic window:
- a CDS encoding hypothetical protein (NECATOR_CHRV.G18514.T1) — METVSLFSYHAKTVSTDADLPTLLGAVWRIKFHMTALQETKSKRSDVQHGDETLVVRGESVPSRKCRWCWFVAHPSDVYLADSRELLPRGLAILCLQPLRQNPSSSAATNHHQQLMKSNWTCSVRIWRK, encoded by the coding sequence atggagactgtctcactTTTCTCTTATCACGCGaaaacagtgtccacagacgctgacctacCCACTCTTCTCGGAGCTGTATGGCGTATTAAATTCCACATGactgctctgcaggagaccaagagCAAGAGGAGCGACGTACAACATGGTGACGAAACACTCGTCGTTCGTGGAGAGAGCGTTCCGTCGCGAAAATGTAGGTGGTGTTGGTTTGTTGCGCACCCATCTGACGTCTATCTTGCCGATTCTCGCGAGCTCCTGCCACGTGGTTTGGCCATTCTTTGTCTACAACCTCTGCGGCAAAACCCATCATCATCAGCTGCTACTAACCatcatcagcagctgatgaagtCGAATTGGACATGTAGTGTGAGAATCTGGAGGAAGTGA
- a CDS encoding hypothetical protein (NECATOR_CHRV.G18515.T1) — protein MLCVIGSRCVLVEPIGYPGCRQAKCIPQDCPTIKYCPFGERLVLKETECNYPPCCPCPTCVGPYINPGGPMIPAEGSGSK, from the exons ATGCTTTGCGTGATCGGGAGCCGATGTGTTCTCGTTGAACCAATTGGGTACCCAGGATGTCGTCAAGCAAAATGCATTCCTCAAG ACTGTCCTACTATAAAATACTGTCCTTTCGGTGAACGTCTGGTACTTAAAGAGACGGAATGCAACTATCCACCTTg ttgTCCTTGTCCCACATGTGTGGGACCATATATCAATCCTGGAGGACCAATGATACCTGCAGAAGGTTCGGGAAGTAAATGA